The following are encoded in a window of Nostoc sp. UHCC 0302 genomic DNA:
- a CDS encoding DEAD/DEAH box helicase yields MSLTYELRDYQHKWIKDIRHSWANGNRRVLAQLPTGAGKTVCFAHICHKFFQEQQQVLVVAHRQELISQAAEKLSQIVGESVGIIKSGIPSHPERRIQVASVQTLARRKVLEFPLNVGVVIFDEAHHASASSYRRLIEHYETAQILGVTATPQRIDGQGFIDLFDDLVIGETTAQLIKAGYLSKFRLFATNQTISTVGVEKYGGDFKASQLAVAVTSQIGVSQIFQNFLKYASNLRTVIFASSLEHSRALAKEFCRQGVNAEHLDGSTPSETRFQILQRFRSGTTQVITNYEIITEGYDCPNIECIYCVRPTESSTLWLQMTGRVLRTHPLKPTAVIIDVTDNWKKHGLPDEPRQWSLEPQSRIESPTFGLIQCSSCTHVFQPLRDELAIIYAEIGEDGLLIQHHSCTCPSCGDCIEFTTKETRAQNPSLTRIRLKHSLSLDITEIDLSVSGQKLEMVDDLLYKQHLKHSPPAKIYKAIFMTFIETIAEFTLGDWREIVKMIEPSLPLVTKKAWELYIEGLDRHKNRILALSFIEQRKLKNQTSSSLLKGASPEPPSKTSNQISSPQTQPHTSPTFIKKLGNSYFQNKYASQWKESLAHCSMLTGDFLSNNAGLFHVETTPKFVNISIEIRDIPSLRARLKEIFDNTEIQNAFSQGFGKQAKVMLRLAQQSNQATS; encoded by the coding sequence ATGTCTCTTACCTATGAACTTAGAGATTATCAGCATAAATGGATAAAAGATATTCGTCATTCTTGGGCTAATGGTAATAGGCGGGTACTTGCCCAACTCCCTACAGGTGCAGGGAAAACAGTCTGTTTTGCTCATATCTGTCATAAATTCTTTCAAGAGCAGCAACAAGTCTTAGTCGTCGCTCACCGCCAAGAGTTAATTTCTCAAGCTGCCGAAAAGCTCTCACAAATTGTTGGTGAAAGCGTGGGGATTATTAAATCAGGTATCCCATCTCACCCAGAACGTAGAATTCAAGTTGCTAGCGTTCAAACCTTAGCTAGACGAAAAGTATTAGAGTTTCCTTTAAATGTTGGCGTCGTGATCTTTGATGAAGCACATCATGCGAGTGCCTCTTCATATAGACGGTTGATTGAGCATTATGAAACTGCACAAATATTAGGTGTTACTGCTACTCCCCAAAGAATTGATGGTCAAGGCTTTATTGATTTATTTGATGATTTAGTCATTGGTGAAACTACCGCCCAATTAATTAAAGCTGGTTATTTAAGTAAATTTCGCTTATTTGCGACTAATCAAACTATTTCTACTGTTGGAGTTGAGAAATACGGCGGCGATTTTAAAGCTTCACAATTAGCTGTTGCTGTTACTAGCCAGATTGGTGTTAGCCAAATCTTTCAAAACTTTCTCAAGTATGCTTCTAATCTCCGCACAGTCATCTTTGCTTCTAGCCTTGAACACTCTCGTGCCTTGGCAAAAGAATTTTGTCGTCAGGGCGTTAATGCTGAACATTTAGATGGTTCTACACCAAGTGAAACTAGGTTTCAAATTCTCCAACGCTTCCGTAGCGGAACTACTCAAGTCATCACTAATTATGAAATCATTACTGAAGGTTATGACTGTCCTAACATCGAGTGTATCTACTGTGTACGCCCTACTGAAAGTTCTACCCTCTGGCTTCAAATGACTGGACGTGTTCTTAGGACTCACCCCCTCAAACCAACTGCGGTAATCATTGATGTTACCGATAACTGGAAGAAACACGGACTTCCTGATGAACCACGTCAATGGAGCTTAGAACCACAAAGCCGAATTGAATCCCCAACTTTTGGTTTAATCCAATGTTCTAGTTGCACCCATGTTTTTCAACCGCTGCGAGATGAACTTGCGATTATTTATGCAGAAATTGGCGAAGATGGTTTACTAATTCAACATCACTCCTGCACTTGTCCTAGCTGTGGTGATTGTATTGAGTTTACGACTAAAGAAACAAGAGCGCAAAACCCAAGCCTTACAAGAATTCGGCTCAAACACAGTCTCAGTCTTGACATCACTGAAATTGACTTGTCTGTGTCTGGGCAGAAGCTAGAAATGGTTGACGACCTCCTTTACAAACAACACTTAAAACATTCCCCTCCTGCTAAAATCTACAAAGCTATTTTCATGACCTTCATTGAAACAATTGCTGAATTTACTTTGGGAGATTGGCGCGAGATTGTCAAAATGATTGAGCCTTCATTACCTCTGGTTACGAAAAAAGCCTGGGAATTATACATTGAAGGTTTAGATAGACATAAAAATCGCATACTCGCTCTCTCTTTTATTGAACAACGAAAGTTAAAGAATCAAACTAGCTCCTCGTTGCTCAAAGGGGCGTCTCCTGAACCACCCTCGAAGACATCCAATCAAATCTCCTCTCCACAAACACAACCTCACACATCACCTACGTTCATCAAAAAATTAGGGAATTCCTATTTTCAGAATAAATATGCATCCCAATGGAAAGAATCCTTGGCTCACTGTTCAATGTTAACTGGTGATTTTTTGAGCAACAATGCCGGATTATTTCATGTCGAAACTACACCGAAGTTTGTCAATATTTCTATTGAAATTAGAGATATTCCTAGCCTCAGAGCAAGACTCAAAGAAATTTTTGACAACACAGAAATCCAAAATGCTTTTAGTCAAGGTTTTGGCAAACAAGCCAAGGTCATGCTGCGGTTAGCCCAACAGAGCAATCAAGCCACTTCATGA
- a CDS encoding Coq4 family protein gives MNNVINYNNDKGLLAYIEFLTASSLKPINGNTDLVFEFEDALDQTEMAQLAVDELKKIPEVNALFQERWLPAPLNLDDLAKLPEGTLGQIYATEMKARGFDPYFYKQVPVVDDISYLKMLWRSTHDIYHVVTGLDTDGIGEIGLQAFVLAQTRIPISVMLVSFSMVKISLYQPTKFNDLMIEIARGYKLGSQTPGKLIAQKWDQFWNVQMSEVRASLGMRAIDHDLAAIA, from the coding sequence ATGAATAATGTAATTAACTACAATAATGATAAAGGACTCCTCGCCTACATAGAATTTTTAACTGCTAGTAGCCTAAAACCCATAAATGGTAATACTGATCTAGTATTTGAGTTTGAGGATGCTCTTGATCAAACAGAAATGGCACAGTTAGCAGTTGATGAACTAAAAAAAATTCCAGAAGTAAACGCTTTATTTCAAGAACGCTGGCTGCCTGCACCTTTGAATTTAGATGATTTAGCCAAACTCCCAGAAGGAACTTTAGGGCAGATTTACGCCACAGAGATGAAAGCTAGAGGTTTCGATCCTTATTTTTACAAACAAGTTCCGGTAGTTGATGATATTTCCTATCTCAAAATGCTGTGGCGTTCTACCCATGATATTTATCATGTAGTCACTGGATTAGATACTGATGGTATTGGAGAAATTGGACTACAAGCATTTGTCTTAGCTCAGACTCGAATTCCAATTAGTGTGATGTTAGTAAGTTTTAGTATGGTCAAAATCAGTCTCTATCAACCAACAAAGTTCAATGATTTAATGATAGAAATAGCTCGTGGCTATAAGCTTGGTTCTCAGACTCCTGGTAAACTAATAGCCCAAAAGTGGGATCAATTTTGGAATGTACAGATGAGCGAAGTTCGTGCGAGTTTAGGAATGAGAGCCATAGACCATGATTTAGCTGCAATTGCCTAG
- a CDS encoding GIY-YIG nuclease family protein, translated as MLSCKLYFLEIQTPKRTLHKIGVTARPIQQRLAEIETDLLAHYKTITIQLLGTWSHRGNVELYFKHRYQNFNYRIGSLTEYFKFGAADANAALHELQEMKAKVLSPVEIDILKDNIGLYQVAI; from the coding sequence ATTTTATCTTGTAAACTGTATTTTTTAGAGATTCAAACGCCTAAACGTACTCTGCACAAAATAGGCGTTACCGCTAGACCCATACAACAGCGATTGGCAGAAATAGAAACGGATTTACTTGCACATTATAAAACTATTACTATTCAACTACTTGGAACTTGGTCACACAGGGGTAATGTTGAATTATATTTTAAGCATCGTTATCAGAATTTCAATTATCGCATCGGCAGTTTAACCGAGTACTTCAAATTTGGTGCTGCCGATGCTAACGCTGCCCTACATGAGCTACAAGAAATGAAAGCTAAAGTCCTTTCTCCTGTCGAGATAGATATTCTTAAGGACAACATTGGCTTATATCAAGTTGCTATCTAG